In the genome of Dermatobacter hominis, the window GCGCCAGGCGGTAGTCGACCGAGACGCCGACGACGCCGAGGGCCCGGCACCAGCGGGCGAAGAGCCCGTCGTCCATGATGTTGCTGCCGATCACGTAGCCGCCGCCGTGGATGTGGACGAGCGCCGGCAGCGGGCCGTCGACGCCGCGGGCGCGGTGGACGCGGACGGTGGCCCGGCTGCCCGGCACGCGGTCGTCGGGCACGGCGTGCTCGGTGACCTCCACGTCGTCGGACTGCGGGGTCAGCGAGGTGACGAGCTGGACGAAGTCGGCGCGGGCCTGGACGAGGTCGACCGTCGCGAGGTCGGTGTCGGGCACGAGCTCCATCAGCGGCACGAGGCCGGGATCGAGGAGCTCGGTCCCGTCGGGCAGGGTCGCGCCCTCGGCCACGGTCTCGTCGTCGATCGTCATGTGCTGTCCCCCTGGTCCGTCGCGGGCTCGTGCGCCCCTGGCCTGCCCGGTGCGGCCGCCCTCACACTTCGGCGACGCAGCGGAAGCCGACGTGGCAGGTGGACGTGTCGATCGCCTCGGGCTGGCGGGCCGCCGGCCGGAAGCGGTGGCAGTAGTTCGGCGCGCACAGGTGCGAGCCGCCCTTGATGACCCGGCGACCGTACCGCTCCCCCGGCGCCGCCGAGTCGATCGCACCCGACCCGCAGCACGCGTGGTCGCCCTCGTCGGGCCCCACGGGGTGGTCGACCCACCAGTCGGTGGTCCACTCCCACACGTTGCCGGCCATGTCGACGAGCCCGTAGCCGTTGGCCGGGAACGACCCGACCGGCGAGGTCCCGGCGTGGCCGTCGAGCTCGAGCTGCTCCCACGGGAACCGGCCCTGCCAGGTGTTCGCCATCTGGCGGTCGCCCGGGTACGGCTCGTCGCCCCAGGAGTACTCGGCGTCGTCGAGCCCGCCGCGCGCCGCCCGCTCCCACTCGGCCTCGGACGGCAGCCGGGCGCCCCGCCACGCGGCGTAGGCGGCAGCGTCCTCGAAGGCGACCTGCACGACCGGGTGGTCGCCGCGCCCGACCAGGTCGGAGCCCGGCCCGTGCGGCGCCCGCCACGACGCGCCGGGCACGTAGGCCCACCACCGCGACGGGTCGTCGAGCGGGACCGGGCCGGGCGGCTGCTGGAACACGACGCCGCCGGGATGCAGGAGGTCGGGGTCGGCGCCCGGGTAGTCCGCCGGGTCGAGCGGGCGCTCGGCCAGGGTGACCCAGCCGGTGTCGGCGACGAACTCGGCGAAGCGGTCGTTGGTGACCGGGCCCACGTCGATGCGGAACGCCGCGACGTCGACGGAACGGCGCGGGCGCTCCTCGGGATAGAAGCGGTCCGACCCCATGTGGACGGTCCCGGCGGGAATCGTCACCATCCCGCCGGCGTTGGTGGTAGGCGCAGCGCTCACGCGGCCAACCTACGACAGGGGGACGGACATGCGGATCGGGCTGACCGGTGGGGCCAGCAGCGTCGACGGGATCGTCCGCCAGGTGGCGAGGGCCGAGGAGGAGGGCTTCAGCACCGTGTGGTTCCCCGGCGCCGTGGCCGGCGATCCGCTCGTCGCGCTCGCCATCGCCGGTCGCGCCACCGACCGGATCGAGCTGGGCACCTCGGTGCTGCAGACCTACACCTGCCACCCCGGGCTGATGGCGCAGCGGGCCGCCGCCGTCGTCGCCGCGATCGGCGAGCCCGGGCGGTTCACGCTCGGCATCGGGCCGTCGCACCGGCCGGTGGTCGAGGACGTGTACGGCCTGTCGTACGACTCGCCCGGACGCCACACCGAGGAGTACCTCGACGTGCTCGCGCCGCTGCTCCGCGGCGAGCCCGTCGACCGGCGGGGCGCCGAGCTGGGCTTCACCGGCGGTCCTCCCGCGCTGGCGGGCGGCGAGCCGATCCCGATCCTCCTCGCCGCGCTCGCACCCCGGCTCCTGCGGGTCGCGGGCGAGCAGGCCCAGGGGACGATCACGTGGATGGCGAACGCCGCCGCGATCCGCGACCACGTCGCGCCCAGGATCGCTGCGGCGGCGTCGGCGGCCGGGCGGCCCGACCCGAGGGTCGTCGCCGGCCTGCCGGTCGCCGTCCATGACGACGTCGCCGAGGCGAGGGCCGTCGCCGCCGAGCAGTTCGCCGTCTACGCCACGCTCCCGAACTACCGGCGCGTCCTCGCCCACGGCGGCGTGGACGGCCCCGGCGAGGCTGCGATCGTCGGCGACGAGGCCACGGTGGCCGCCGCCCTGCACGACCTGGTCGCCGCCGGCGCCACCGACGTCTGGGCCGCGCCGTTTCCCGGTCGGCGACGACCCGTCGGCGTCGCGCCAGCGCACGCGGGCGCTGCTCCGCGAGGTCGCCACCGGCTGAGCGTCCCCCACCGCCCTCGCGTGTGCCGCCGTCGCCGGGCGACGGCGGCTGACGCAGGAACGGAGGGAGCGGTAAGGTCTGACTAGAACGAGGTTCCAGTTTCCGGCCCCGCCAGCGGACCGGAGCGGGACCACCGGACCTCCCAGGGGGGCACCCATGGCCACAGCGAACGAGACCGACGAGCACTACACCGTCATCTCGGCGGACACGCACGCCGGCGGCAGCCACGCGATGTACCGCGAGTACCTCGAGGAGCGGTACCGCGACGACTTCGACGCCTGGCGCGGCGAGTACAAGAACCCGTTCAGCGACCTTGGCGACACCCGCCGGCTGCGCAACTGGGACAGCGAGATGCGCACCAGCCAGCAGGACGAGGACGGCGTCGCCGGCGAGGTCATCTTCCCGAACACGGTCCCGCCGTTCTTCCCGAGCTTCGTGCTGTTCGCCCGTCCGCCGAAGCCCGAGGAGTACGAGCACCGCCTGGCCGGCATCCGGGCCCACAACCGCTGGCTCGTCGACTTCTGCGGCGAGCAGCCCGACCGGCGCAAGGGCATCGGCCAGATCTTCGTCAACGACATCGACGACGCGATCGAGGACGTGCGCTGGATCAAGGAGCACGGCCTGACCGGCGGCGTGCTGCTGCCGAACAACCCGCCCGACGTCGACTGGATCCCGCAGCTCAACCACCCGGACTACGACCGGTTGTGGGCGGTGTGCGAGGAGCTCGACGTCCCGGTCAACTGCCACGGCGGGACCGGTTCGCCGGCCTACGAGCGGGTGCCGAGCTCGGCGCTGATGATGATCGCCGAGGTCCCGTACTTCAGCCACCGCCCGCTGCTGTTCATGCTGCTGTCCGGCGCGTTCGAGCGGTTCCCGGGCCTCAAGTTCGTGCTGACAGAGCAGGGCTGCTCCTGGCTCCCGGGCCTCCTCCGCCAGCTGGACGGGCACCTCGAGTCCATTCGGGCCAAGGGCGCGATCGGCGAGCTGCGCTTCAAGCCGGAGCACATCCTGCCGAGGAGCGCGTCCGACTACGTGCGGCAGAACTGCTGGTTCGGCCTGAGCTTCCCGTCCCGCGCCGACGTGAAGGCGGCCGTCGACTCGGTCGGCCTCGACCACGTCATGTGGGGCAGCGACTACCCGCACGACGAGGCGACGTACCCGTACTCGACCTTGGCCCTGCGCCAGGTGTTCCACGACTGGGACCCGGCCGACATCCGCAAGGTGCTGTCGGAGAACGCCGCCGCGCTCTACGACTTCGACCTCGAGGCGCTGCGACCGGTCGCGAACCGCATCGGCCCGACGGTCGCCGAGGTGGCCCAGCCCCTGACCGAGCTGCCGCCCGAGCCGAACGAGGCGCTCCTGCGCAACGCCCCGGCCGCCTGACGCCGCAGCGGCGGCGCCGTCGTCGTCCCCGCGGGGACGCCACGCCGCCCACCGGCCCGACCGACCGGCGACCTCGGTGGCCCGCTTGCGGGTCCCGCCGCGCCGGTGGTCAGATGGGCCGTCAACCGAGTCAGGACGCTGCGTGCGAGGAAAGCCGGTCGAACTCCGGCGCTGTCCCGCAACCGTGGGTCGACGGTCCCGACCGTCGACGAGCCGGATCGCTCCACGCGGCGGACGAGCTTCGAGGGATCCGTCGTGGACTGCGGATGCCGAAGCCCCGGCGTTCCGCTCCGTGGCGGGCCTCCAGGGCCATCGGCCGGGAGGTGTGAGATGACGAACGCCGTGCGCTCCGTGGGAGCGCCGAACACCGTGGACGTGGCCTCGGCGCGCCGCCGGGCCGCCCTCCGCTGGGGCGCGCTGGCGACGTGCCTCGCCGGCCTGCTGGTGGGCCTGGCCGGCGGCTCGCTCGGTGCGGGCGCGGCCGCACCTGCACCGACCGCCCCGGCCACGCCGGCGCTCGACTGGCTCGCGGACGAGATGGGCGCCAACGGCGGGACCATGCCCGGGTTCACCGCCGGATCCACCGACTGGGGCCTGACGGCCGACGCGATCCTGGCCTTCGCCGCGGCCGGCCGGACCGCCGACCCCGCCGCGACGACCGCCACCGATCGGCTGGTGCAGGGGGCGGCGGCGTTCACGACCTGGACGTCGGGTGCGGACACGGTCCGCGACGCCGGCGCCACCGGCAAGACCGTGCTGGCGCTGCGGGCCATGGGCCGACCGGCCGTGGCGGACGGCGTCGACCTCGAGGCCGAGCTGCGTTCGCTCGTCGTGACGAGCGGTCCGCAGGCGGGCCGCTTCGCCGACCGGGTGCCCGACCCGGCGTGGGACGCGGCCAACGGGTTCGCCCAGTCGCTGTCGATCCTCGCCCTCGCCCTCTCCGACGACGGCGTCCCCGCGCCCTCCGTGGCGTACCTCCTCGTGCAGCAGTGCCCCGCGGGCGGCTTCCGGCTCGACCTGTCCGGCACCACCGGCTGCGACGACGACGCCAGGGCCGACACCGACGCCACCGCCCTCGCGCTGCAGGCGCTGCTCGCCGTCGACCGCACCCCCGCGGTGGCCGCCGCGCTCGAGCAGGGCACCGCCTGGCTGCTCGGGCGCCAGGGCGCCGACGGGTCGTTCGGCGGGGCCGGGCCGACCGCCGCGGCCAACACCAACAGCACCGGCCTGGCCGCGCAGCTCCTGCGGGCCGCCGGCGTGGTCGACGCGGCCGACCGCGCCGCGGGCTGGATCGCCTCGTGCTGCCAGCTCGGCGCCGACGCCGCCGGCACGCCCGCAGCCGCCGATGTCGGCGCGGTCGCCTACAACCCCGCGGCCCGGGCGACGGCGCTGGCGGACGGCGTGACGGCCCAGGCGGCGGACCAGTGGCGGCGGACGACGGCCCAGGCCGTGCTGGCGTTCGGACTCGCGCCGTACGGGCCGCACGACGTCGAGCCGCTGCCGCCGGTGTCGACGACGACCACGACCTCCGCTCCGACGACGACCTCGTCCTCGACGACCACGACGGCGGCCCCCACCCCCACCACCACGAGCGTCCCCGGCGAGACCACGACGACGTCGGAGCTGACCGCCGTGGAGGGCGAGCAGGTGGCCGTCGGCGGTGGCGCGGACCTGTCCGCGGGGAGCGGGAGCACGTCGTCCGGGTCGGGCGCCCCCAGCGGTTCCGGCCTCGCCACCACCGGCACGGACCCGGTGCTGCTGCTGGGTGCCGCCGTCACCCTGCTCGCCGTCGGCGCCGTGCTGGCCGCCGCGGGACGACGGTCGCCGCGGTGAGCGCGGGCCGCGCCGCCGGGCTGCTGCTGGCGACGTGCCTGATCGGCGCGGGGCTCGGCCTCGCTCCGGTGGTGCCGGGCACGCCGAGCGCGGGGCGCGTGGTCCGACGGTGCGTGCCCGACGGCGGACGGCGTGACCGTGGTGATCGACTTCCAGGACCTGGGCGGCGGCATCTGGGTGCGCTGCGCGCCGGGCCCGTCGGCCACCGGCTTCGAGGCGCTGCAGCGCGCCGGCGTCCCGTTCACCACCACGGTCCGCTTCCCCGGCTTCCTGTGCCGCATCGACGGCCGGCCCGCGGCGGACCCGTGCCAGACGACGTCGCCGGCCTCGGCCTACTGGTCCTACTGGATCGCACCGCGGGGCGGGGCCTGGTGCTACAGCTCGTTGGGCGGCGCCAACCGCAACCCCCCGGAGGGCTCTGTCGAGGGCTGGTCGTTCTCGCTGGGCCGCGGCACGGACGCCATCCCGCCGCCGCGGTTCGCCCCGCCCGCCCGGGTGCCGGGCGCACCGGCGTCGCTCCCCGGCGGCGAGTGCGACGCGGCGAAGACACCGCCGACCGTGCCGCCGTCCACCACCCCGACCGCCCCGCCCACGACGGCGCGGCCGGCCGCGCCGCGGAACCCGACGGCGAGCGGGGGCGCGACCGGCCCAGCCGGGACCGCGCCGGCGGCGGGGGCCGGACCGGGCGCAGCCGCGTCGCCCGCGGCCGGAGGTCCCGACGCCACGGCGCCCGCCGGCGTCGCGGGCGAGACCACCGTGCCCGCGGCTCCGGACGGCGGCACCGCCACGACCTCCGGCGTCGAGGACGCCGACGACGGCGGCAGCACCGGCTCGACCATCGTCACCCCCGACGGCGAGGAGGTGGCGATCAACGCACCGGGCTCGTCGGGCGACGGCCCGTCGAGCTCCCCCGTCGGCGTCCTCGTCGCGCTCGTACTGATCGCGGCGCTCAGCGCCACCTCGTTCGTCGTGCGCCGCCGGACCCGTGCGACGACCTGACCACCCCGTGCGACCCGACCCGACCGTGCGACCCGACGCGTCCGTCCGACCCGACCCGCCCGTGCGACCCGACCCGTCCCTGCGTGCCGGCCGACCGCCGCGGTCCGGCGGGCGCGTGCGCCTCCCCCGCGACCTCCACCCGGGGGCCTGGTGGATCTGGGCGCTGGGCATGGCCACGGCCGCCAGCCGCACGACGAACCCCCTGGTGCTCGGCGTCATCATCGCCGTCGTCGCCCTCGTGGTCTCGGCCCGCCGCAGCGACGCGCCGTGGGCCACCGGCTTCGGTGCCTACGTGACGCTCGGCCTCGTCGTGATCGCCATCCGCGTGGTGTTCCGCATGCTGTTCGACGGCCAGAGCGGCGAGCACGTGCTGTTCACGCTGCCCGAGATCCCGCTCCCCGAGGCCGCCGCCGGCATCCGGATCGGCGGACCGGTCTCGCTCGAGGGCGTGCTCGCCGCCCTCTACGACGGGCTCCGCCTCGCCACGCTCATCATCTGCCTGGGCGCCGCCAACGTGCTCGCCAACCCGAAGCGCCTGCTGCGGTCCGTGCCCAGCGCGCTGTACGAGGTCGGCTCGGCCATCACCGTCGCGCTCACCGTCGCGCCGCAGCTCGTCGAGAGCGCCCGGCGGGTGACGCGTGCCCGGCGGCTGCGCGGCGAGGTCGGTCGGCGCACGCACTGGTTCCGGCAGGTCGTCGTCCCGGTGATGACCGACGCCCTCGACCGGTCCCTGCTGCTCGCCGCCGCCATGGACTCCCGCGGCTACGGCCGGACCTCGGGTGCGCCCCGCGCCGCCCGCCGGCTCACCGGGGTGCTCGTCGTGGGGGGCCTGGTGGGCGTGTGCGTCGGCACGTACGGGCTCCTCGACGCGTCCACGCCGCGGGCGTTCGGCCTCCCGGTGCTCGCGCTCGGGCTGCTCGCGTCGACCGCCGGGTTCCTGCTCGGCGGGTCGCGCGTTCGCCGCACCCGCTACCGCCCCGACCCGTGGCGGCTGGCCGAGTGGGGCGTGGCGCTGACCGGCGTGGCAGTGGCGACGGCGCTGTACGTGACGTCGTCGATCGACCCCGCGCAGCTCAACCCGTCGCTGCAGCCGCTCGAGTGGCCGCAGCTCCCGCTGGTGCCGACGCTCGCCGTGCTGCTCGGTGCGCTGCCGTCGGTGATCGCACCGCCGCCCGTCCGAGTGGCCGCCGCCGTGGGCCCGGTCGACCTGCGCACGGCGGAGCCGGCGATCGACCTCGGCGACGCGGGCGCGGCCCGGGCGGCGCGGGCCCGGGAGCTCCGTGGGGTGGTGGCGCGGTGATCCACCTCGACCGCGTGACGGTGACCTACCCGGACGCCGAGCGCCCGACGATCCGCGACGTCGACCTCCACGTGGAGGAGGGCGAGCTGTGCGTGGTCGTCGGCCGGACCGGCGTCGGCAAGTCGACGCTGCTCGGCTGCCTCAACGGGCTGGTCCCCCACTTCACCGGCGGCACGCTGCGCGGCCGCGTCACGGTCGCCGGGCGCAGCACCGCCACGCACCCGCCCCGGGAGCTCGCCGAGGTGGTGGGCGTCGTCGGGCAGGACCCCCTGGCCGGCTTCGTCACCGACACGGTCGAGGAGGAGCTCGCCTACGCGATGGAGCAGCTCGCGGTCCCGCCCGACGTGATGCGCAAGCGGGTCGAGGAGACGCTCGACCTGCTCGGCATCGCCGACCTGCGCCACCGCGCCCTGCGGACGCTGTCGGGCGGCCAGCAGCAGCGCGTGGCGATCGGGTCCGTGCTCACGTCGCACCCGCGCGTCCTGGTGCTCGACGAGCCCACCTCGGCGCTCGACCCGACCGCCGCCGAGGACGTGCTCGCATCGATCACGCGGCTCGTGCACGACCTCGGCGTGACCGTGGTCGTCGCCGAGCACCGCCTCGAGCGCGTCGTGCAGTACGCCGACCGGGTCGCGTACCTCCACGGCGACGGGACCGTGCAGAGCGGCCCGCCCGCCGACCAGCTCGCCACGTCGTCGGTCGCGCCGCCGGTGGTGCAGCTCGGCCGCCTCGCCGGGTGGTCGCCGCTTCCGCTGTCGGTGCGCGACGCCCGCCGCACCGCGCCCGCCCTGCGCGAGCGGCTCGCGACCGCGCCGCCGCCCTACCGGCGCGCCCTGCCGGACGCGGAGCCCGTGCTGTCGACGCGCCGGTTGGTCGTGACCTACGGGTCGACCGTGGCTGTGCGCCAGGTCGACCTCGCGCTGCACCCGGGCGAGGTCGTGGCGCTCATGGGCCGCAACGGCTCGGGCAAGTCCTCGCTCATGTGGGCGGTCCAGGGCGCGGGCGACCGCTCGGGCGGCGACGTGTCGGTGGTCGGTCCGGACGGCGGCCGGGCCGACACCTCGGGGATGAGCCCCGCCGAGGCCCGCCGCCGGGTCGGGCTCGTGCCCCAGACCCCTGGCGACCTCCTGTACCTGGCGACGGTCGCCGAGGAGTGCGCCCAGGCCGACGTCGACGCCGGTCGGACCGCCGGCACCTGCGACGCCCTGCTCGAGCGACTGGTGCCCGGGATCGACCGTGGCGCGCACCCGCGGGATCTGTCCGAGGGCCAGCGCCTCTCGCTCGTGCTGGCCATCCAGCTGACGGCGTCGCCGGGCGTCGTGCTGCTCGACGAGCCGACGCGCGGCCTCGACTACCACGCCAAGGCGAACCTCGCGACCGTGCTGCGCGAGCTGGCCGACCGGGGTCACGCCGTGATGGTGTCGACCCACGACGTCGAGTTCGTCGCGTCGAGCGCCGACCGGGTCGTCGTCATGGCCCAGGGCGAGGTGGTCGCCGACGGCCCGACCGCGGACGTGGTCGTGGCGTCGCCCGCCTTCGCCCCGCAGGTCGCGAAGGTGCTCGCGCCGCAGCGCTACCTGACCGTCGACGAGGTCCGCCGGGCGCTCGGGTCCCGGCCCGAGCACGAGCCGGAGCCGGCGCCGTGCTGAGCACCATGCCCTCCCCCGACGACGCCGGGCACCGCTGCTCGTCGCTGGCGCTCCGGTTCCGACCCGCGCTCGTGCTCGTCGTCGCGTCGGCGGCCGGGCTGGCGATGTTCCTCTGGCCCCTGCTGCTGTCGCCGTCGGCCGGGCTCTCCCACGGCACCGACGCGCCGTACCTGTTCGCGCTCGTCCTCCCGGTGGTCATCGCGGTCGTGCTGGCCGAGCTGCACTCCGGGGGCATCGACACCAAGGCGCTGGCGATGCTGGGGGTGCTCGCCGCGATCGGCGCCGCGCTGCGCCCGATGGGCGCGGGCGTGGCCGGGGTCGAGACGGTGTTCTTCCTGCTGGTGCTCGCGGGGCGCGTCTACGGCCCCGGGTTCGGCTTCGTGCTCGGCAACACGACGCTGTTCGCCTCGGCGATCCTCACCGGGGGGATCGGCCCGTGGCTGCCGTTCCAGATGCTCGCCGCCGGGTGGGTCGGCCTCGGTGCCGGGCTGCTGCCGCGCTCGGTCGGCGGCCGGCCGCTCCGGGGCGGGTCGGAGATCGCCCTCCTCGCCGCGTACGGCGCGCTGTCGGCGTACGCGTACGGGTTCCTGATGAACATGTGGTTCTGGCCGTACTCGCTCGGCGCCGGGACCGATCTGTCGTTCGTCGCCGGCGACGCGGTCACGTCGAACCTGCACCGCTTCTTCCTCTTCACGCTGGCCACCTCGACGTTCGGTTGGGACACCGGGAGGGCGATCACCAACGTCGTCGCCATCGCGGTCCTCGGGCCGGCGGTCCTCCTGACGTTGCGCCGCTCGGCCCGGCGCGCCGCGTTCGACGCCCCGAGCGATTTCGTTACAGGGTGAACCAACTCCACCCGCCGAACACCCGTTTCATGTCCGTTCGGACATCTCATCCGGCGGGGCCCGCCACCTAGGGTTTTCGCCGCTGGAGGATGAGGGGTGCCGAAATGCACCCCCGCGGATCGGGAGGGCACGATCGACCCGGAGTGGCACGACCTGCTCGAGGCGACGGTGCAGGGGGACGAGCAGGC includes:
- a CDS encoding formylglycine-generating enzyme family protein yields the protein MVTIPAGTVHMGSDRFYPEERPRRSVDVAAFRIDVGPVTNDRFAEFVADTGWVTLAERPLDPADYPGADPDLLHPGGVVFQQPPGPVPLDDPSRWWAYVPGASWRAPHGPGSDLVGRGDHPVVQVAFEDAAAYAAWRGARLPSEAEWERAARGGLDDAEYSWGDEPYPGDRQMANTWQGRFPWEQLELDGHAGTSPVGSFPANGYGLVDMAGNVWEWTTDWWVDHPVGPDEGDHACCGSGAIDSAAPGERYGRRVIKGGSHLCAPNYCHRFRPAARQPEAIDTSTCHVGFRCVAEV
- a CDS encoding amidohydrolase family protein; the encoded protein is MATANETDEHYTVISADTHAGGSHAMYREYLEERYRDDFDAWRGEYKNPFSDLGDTRRLRNWDSEMRTSQQDEDGVAGEVIFPNTVPPFFPSFVLFARPPKPEEYEHRLAGIRAHNRWLVDFCGEQPDRRKGIGQIFVNDIDDAIEDVRWIKEHGLTGGVLLPNNPPDVDWIPQLNHPDYDRLWAVCEELDVPVNCHGGTGSPAYERVPSSALMMIAEVPYFSHRPLLFMLLSGAFERFPGLKFVLTEQGCSWLPGLLRQLDGHLESIRAKGAIGELRFKPEHILPRSASDYVRQNCWFGLSFPSRADVKAAVDSVGLDHVMWGSDYPHDEATYPYSTLALRQVFHDWDPADIRKVLSENAAALYDFDLEALRPVANRIGPTVAEVAQPLTELPPEPNEALLRNAPAA
- a CDS encoding CbiQ family ECF transporter T component codes for the protein MRLPRDLHPGAWWIWALGMATAASRTTNPLVLGVIIAVVALVVSARRSDAPWATGFGAYVTLGLVVIAIRVVFRMLFDGQSGEHVLFTLPEIPLPEAAAGIRIGGPVSLEGVLAALYDGLRLATLIICLGAANVLANPKRLLRSVPSALYEVGSAITVALTVAPQLVESARRVTRARRLRGEVGRRTHWFRQVVVPVMTDALDRSLLLAAAMDSRGYGRTSGAPRAARRLTGVLVVGGLVGVCVGTYGLLDASTPRAFGLPVLALGLLASTAGFLLGGSRVRRTRYRPDPWRLAEWGVALTGVAVATALYVTSSIDPAQLNPSLQPLEWPQLPLVPTLAVLLGALPSVIAPPPVRVAAAVGPVDLRTAEPAIDLGDAGAARAARARELRGVVAR
- a CDS encoding ABC transporter ATP-binding protein, with amino-acid sequence MIHLDRVTVTYPDAERPTIRDVDLHVEEGELCVVVGRTGVGKSTLLGCLNGLVPHFTGGTLRGRVTVAGRSTATHPPRELAEVVGVVGQDPLAGFVTDTVEEELAYAMEQLAVPPDVMRKRVEETLDLLGIADLRHRALRTLSGGQQQRVAIGSVLTSHPRVLVLDEPTSALDPTAAEDVLASITRLVHDLGVTVVVAEHRLERVVQYADRVAYLHGDGTVQSGPPADQLATSSVAPPVVQLGRLAGWSPLPLSVRDARRTAPALRERLATAPPPYRRALPDAEPVLSTRRLVVTYGSTVAVRQVDLALHPGEVVALMGRNGSGKSSLMWAVQGAGDRSGGDVSVVGPDGGRADTSGMSPAEARRRVGLVPQTPGDLLYLATVAEECAQADVDAGRTAGTCDALLERLVPGIDRGAHPRDLSEGQRLSLVLAIQLTASPGVVLLDEPTRGLDYHAKANLATVLRELADRGHAVMVSTHDVEFVASSADRVVVMAQGEVVADGPTADVVVASPAFAPQVAKVLAPQRYLTVDEVRRALGSRPEHEPEPAPC
- a CDS encoding ECF transporter S component, coding for MPSPDDAGHRCSSLALRFRPALVLVVASAAGLAMFLWPLLLSPSAGLSHGTDAPYLFALVLPVVIAVVLAELHSGGIDTKALAMLGVLAAIGAALRPMGAGVAGVETVFFLLVLAGRVYGPGFGFVLGNTTLFASAILTGGIGPWLPFQMLAAGWVGLGAGLLPRSVGGRPLRGGSEIALLAAYGALSAYAYGFLMNMWFWPYSLGAGTDLSFVAGDAVTSNLHRFFLFTLATSTFGWDTGRAITNVVAIAVLGPAVLLTLRRSARRAAFDAPSDFVTG